Part of the Limihaloglobus sulfuriphilus genome is shown below.
ATGAGGCCCAGAAACAGCATCGCCGCCGCGTCGATATCTACTGATTTGGCAATATGGCCGCCGGCCTGTGCCTGTTTGAGCAAAGCCGCAACTTCTTTAAGATAAGAGCTTATCATCTTGCAGATACGGGTTTTACGTTCGAGGTTGTCGGCGTGGAAGTCCTGTGAGAAGATTACAACAGGAATGCCGCGGTTCTCGCTGATCAGACGAATATGCCTTAAAAAAAGCTGATGCAGCCGCTCGAGCGGATCGTCAGTCTGCTCGCAAACGGCAGCGACATTGGCAAGCAGCTTGCTTTCTATACGTTCGTCGATTAGGGTTAAAATGTCATCCTTTTTTTTGACATGCCGGTATAACGCAGAGGGTACAAGTCCAATGCGCAAAGCGACTTCCGCGACGCTGAGCTGTTTAAGCCCGCCTGTTGAGACGATATCCAGAGCCGCCTGTGCGATCTGTTCTCTACGTATTTTGGTTTTAAGTTTTTTCGCTGCCATAGCACCTCTATTTATGTGAATGTGTATTCACATTCTAACTGAATGTTCAGGTGTGTCAAAAAAATTTTAAAAATTTTATTTTTTCTTGTTGACTTGTTGTTGCGTATGTGGTAGATTTTAATATGAAGATAGAAGTGAAGAAGAATGCAAGCCTAACAAGCACCATTTTTCAACACTCAATAAAAGTAATAATTGCTCTTTTAAATACTGAATATTGAGTCAGAAGAAAAATAAGAAGATGTGACTAAGAAAGAAGTGAGCCCCAGAAAACTCCCTTTAAACAGCCGCGAAAGATTTGCGCCTGGAGTTTTGGTTTTCACCGTTATAAGTTAAACATCCGTGAAGCGGGTTTTTCAACTATTAGTTATTCGTTCTTAGTCATTAGTTTATAAAAGACCATCAACAATCTCTTTCTCCCTTTTCCCTAATTTTTCAGAAGAGTACACCGAAGACCTGAACTGTTTGAGGTTTTCCCGAACTCATCAGACAGAGCCGGCTCTGGGCCGCGGGTCTTCAGGTGTCTCCTGAACCTTATTAAGAATTAGGAATTAAGAATTAGGAATTAGGAAGAAGAGAATTGGACAAAATAATATATTAAAAAGTTAATAAGATAGACCATAACTATTAGTTTTTCACTATTAGTTATTAGTTTAATAAGACCACTAACACAACTTCTTTCTCCTTTCACAAGGAAAGTCCAGTGAGGTCTTGAGGGCCCAAATTCAAGACCTCCTGACTTTCTTTAAACTACAAAGGACAAAGCAGAGTTGATTTGTGATACATTTTACAAGTAAATATCGAAGAATAAGAAGAAGTCGAAGAAAAAGCAGCGTTTTTGAGTCCCGAAGAAGCTCATAGACGCAGGTAGCAAGATATTTCAGCCGCAAGGCTGAAGTGAGTAACTGTTAGTTTTATTTAACAGTTATTAGTTAATACGACCACTAACACAACTTCTTTCTCCTTTCACAAGGAAAGTCCAGCGGGGTCTTGAGGGCCCAAAATTCAAGACCTCCGGACTTTCTTTAAATGAACAGACCCAACAGCGCAAGATAAGCGCGCATATATAAGTATCTGTTCAGAAGTGCAAAGGCGGCGTGAAGTTCGTGGATAACATGATTTCCGGCGTAACAGCCGGACGGAGTGTGGTACAGGTCCGTGTGCCCGGGGAGGTTATTGAGCCGGGCACACGGGTCATCCTTATAAACTAATAACTAATAGTGAAAAACTAATAGTTGTGGACGCGGCTGACGCCGCGATTTAAACAACTATCCGCCGCAGGCGGATTCATCAACTATTAGTTATTAGTTAATAGTTTTTCACTTAATTCAGAACGACTTCTTTCTCCAATCTTCAGACCTGGGGCATGGTGCGTTGATGTTTAGCGGCATTGGCAGCCCGGCCCGATACCAAAGGAAAAGAGCCGGCAGGCTCGTGTTAAGTGAGCCTGCCGTTTTTCCCTTTAATATGGCCAGGTCGATGAGTCGTTACCAGTTGAAGATATGGAGAGAGGATAAGTTATATATATGGTTTGAAGAAAAAACGAGAAATGAAGTTAAATTTACGAAAGGTATGATTGGAACGAAGAAGTTAGAACAAAATACCCAGGCTTAGCCGGGATCACAAGGTTGGAGAGCCTTAGCGGTCCCTGATGAGCTGCTGACAATTGAATATGTAATGCGTATTACCGGATGAGCGGCCTTAGAAGAAGCTAAATACAAGGCCGTGGTTAGTCTGGGGGTGCGTATCCTGTATCTGAAATGCGGTATATGTATATACCGATTCGGAGCGGGAGCTGATTACACGCGGCGAAGGTGCGGCGGTGGAGCGTATCAGTGCGGACATATAGACATGGCCGCCTCGGATACCTGCACAGAGAGTGTGTGCGGAAGCATACACAGAGGCGCCGATGTTGTATGCGTAGAGAGACGCATGTTCCGATGTTCTTCGGGGCGTCTCTACTATTGCCTATTGCCTAATGCCTATTGCCTGTAACAAAGTACAGCTTCTTTCTCCAATTTCTCAGACCAGAAAAATGAAAGCATGGGGTCTCCTCGCGGGCGGCCACCTGCCGCGGAGCCCCTTTACGCTTTCATTTACAGATTCTGGTTATGTTAGATATTGGCAGAGAGTTAATGATAAAGATATGGCTTCTGCGGACGGTGGATAGACCGCCGTCCGCGGCAGAGCCGGCTTTATCGCAGAGCGTGTAACGGCAAAGAAGTGTAAATTTAAAATATTGGTCGAGAAATTGTTAATTACGGAGAATTATTAACGAAGCAGAACAAGATACGAGTAAAGCTCAATCGGTCCTGTATTATCAGGGCTCACAATTGAATAATTAAAAGCTGTTCGGCGCAGAGTTTTCCTGTGTTGCAGAGCGGGATTTTAACGCCGCATATTTGATGCCGCGATCCGTGCTGCAGGCTGGGATATTGAAACCTGCCCGCCGGGTTTTCCGCGGCTGCTTATCCGCCGCGTAAAAGAGATCCGTCCGCGGCGAAGTCTAAGCATCTCTGAGAGATGCCCCGAAGATTCCGCGCAAGAAGACAGCTTATAAGAAACGAACGACTTCTTTCTTCGATTTCAGGATACAGGCCTCGGGGGTAGTAGCACGGGCCAACGCGAAGCCCCCGGACCTCCTGATTCTAATTAAGAATTAGGAATTAGGAATTAAGAATCAGGCGGTGCCCGGCAAAACTATTGCCTGATGCCTGAAATACAGAAGAAAGGTTAAAGATATAATATTTACAAGTTAATAATGAAGTACTTAGAGAATTACGAATTAGGAATTAGAACAGCCGTGAGCGAAGCGAACGCCGCAATTCTTAATTCTGCATTCCTAATTCCTGATTATAAGAAAACGTCCGTAAACCGTTTTTCTTCAACTTTTTTAAACAGACATTACCGGGGCCTGCCGGTTTGGCTCGCCCCGATAAAAGTCTGTCCGAGGTTTTGGAAGACGGAATAACTAATAAGATTTTAAGTTGTATCCTGCAGGATAGTCTTGCGGGTCTTACATGAAGAAGAACGTATTAAGTAAAGTGAGGAAAGTATCATGAAGAAGACAGTTTTTACCTTAGCCCTTGCAGCGGTATTTATCGCAGCATCCCCGGCAGCGGTTGTCGATTTCGGCAATGTCAGCGACTGGGAGAGCAGCACCTTTACCCTTGGCGGCCTTGAGTTCGGCAGCTTTACCGTCCTCTCAAGCGCAACCGGCGGCGGCTCGGAAGTAGATGCTTCCGGCGTAGCGATCAAAGGTGAAGTTGACGGCGACAAAGTACGCCTCTACTTCAGCGGCGGCTGGACGGCAGACCAGGGTGAGACCGTGGATACGCTGATAAACTTTGATGTTACATCATTGTCAGCCCCCATAGTCGGCAATACCCTGAGACTGGACGCTTACGGCGTAACCGGCACAGGCAGAGCCCTTATCACAGAAAATTCAATAGATGATATGGACAATATAATCGCCAACAAGCTGGTTTACAGCCGTCCCTCTGGCGTACAGAACAGAGACACAGCCGACTACAGCCCCGGCCAGATGCATGTAGAGATAACCAAGAATGTATTTGTCGGCGGCGGCACCGACGGCCTTGCCCACATAAGCGGCTTCAGCCAGAGCTTTGTGGTTCCCGAGCCTGTAACGCTTGCAATGCTTGCCCTTGGCGGTCTGGTAATACGCCGCAGACGCTAAGAGTACTTCTAAAAAAATGATCCGCGGGGCGGGTCAGTAAATACCTGCCCCGCATAATCCTGACACGACTTAAACAGTTCTTTAATACAACTTTAAAAAATGTTATCCGGCTGATGAAAGGCCGGTCAAGTAGAAGAAAGCTCTTTAGAAACTTTATAACGGAATGCAGGTATGATGTTCCCAACGGCAAAATAAGAACGTTGTGCGGCATATCCGTTAAGCAAGTGCGGCTGTTTACCCTGCATAAGGCTTAAAAGAAAGGATTCACGTTCCCGTTAGAGGCATTGCGTTGCCGGAAAGATATGGGAGCGTCAGATGTAAGCCCAAAAGAGTGTGTTGCTCGGGCTTTCATCAGTAAAAGGGCCTTGCCGCCTGTGCGGGCGGTGGGTACAGAACAGTAAAGCAAAAGAAGACTCACCCGCGGTGTATGTGCAAAAGATTCCGCGTCTGAGTCAAAAACAAAAAGAAGAAGAAACAATCAGAAACAAAAGGAAGATTACCATGAAGAAGACACTTATCACATTAGCAGCAGTATTAATCGCAGTATCCGCAGTATCAGCAATCCCTGTAAAAACGGCAGCCCTCTCCTCGGCAGGCAATATCGACCTGTTCGCGGACGATACAATGATTGAGCTTAAAGACCCTGAGATGGGCGAGCTCTATCAGGTTGACGAGAGTGCGGTTATCTCCGGCGTTCTTACGAATAACTGCCTGTACTGGGCACTTGGCCTCGAGGTTGAAGGTTCAGAGATGCCGGTAGCAGTATCGACCGAAGGCTATGAAGCCTCAGGCGGACTTGAATTTGTCCTTGAAGGCTTTATGCCGGCGTCAGGCGTAGAAGTAAACGCAGCGAGTTCATCATATATCTCTCTGAGCGACAGCGGCAGCTGGTTCCGTCCTTTAGCGGCCCGCACCGTGTTTGAAGGTCTTGGCCTCTCTGGAGCAGGCATCGTGAATGTTTACGGCTACACCGACAACGGCAGTGCCTACCTTGGCAGCTTCGAAGTAGTTCCGGAACCCTCAATGCTTGCACTGTTTGGAATCGGCGGACTGATCCTTAGCCGCCGCCGCAAGGCATAAGCAGAATAACAAAAGGCCGCGAGAGCCTTTTAAGATAAAACCACGGCCCGCCGGGGAGCCGAAAATCCCCGGCCTCTGTTTTAGAGAGTAGAGAGTGGAAAGTAGAAGGCGGAGAGCAGAAGAATTGAGATTGCAGATTTAGAGATTATCAGCCTGGAAGAAGACCTTTTACAAAAGAAGAAAAACGTAAACGAGCAAAATACCAATCGGTAACAAAAATCGATAAGATTGTCTTCTTCTTCAAATAGAAAGCCCCCGACGCACACGGGGGCTTTTTTTGAAAGTAAAAAGACTTCTTGATATTTCTATTAGAAAGAATATAATAAATACAGTTGTTAATTTAGAACCCAGTTAATTTTAATTATAAATCGGAGATAAAAATATGTCTTGTAATATAGCTATTGCCGGTGTAACCGGAGCAGTAGGCCAGGAATTTTTGAGAATCCTTGAAGAGCGTGATTTTCCTTTCAGCTCTGTTAAAATGCTTGCCAGCGCGCGTTCGCACGGCAAGAAACTGACCTTTAAGGGCAGAGAATATACAGTAGAAGAAATGACTGACAAAAGTTTTGACGGCGTGGATATAGCGTTGTTTTCAGCGGGAGGCAGCCGCAGCCGCGAATTCGCCGACGCTGTTAAGAAAGCCGGCGCGGTCATGGTTGACAATTCCTCTGCGTTCCGTATGGACCCCGACACCCCTCTGGTTGTACCAGAGGTCAACCCCGAGGCCATAAAAGATCACAAAGGTATTATAGCAAACCCGAACTGTTCAACAATCATTGCGCTTGTTCCGATATGGCCTCTGCACAATGCCAATCCCGTAAAACGTATGGTGGTAAGCACATACCAGGCCGCCAGCGGCGCCGGCCAGGCGGCAATGGACGAGCTTGCTCTTCAGTCAAAGGATATCCTTGCCGGCCGCGAGGCCAGGTGCGAGGCGTTCCCGTATCAGATAGCGTTTAATTTGTTCTGCCATAACTCAGACCTCAAGCCCAACGGGTATAATGAGGAGGAAATGAAGATGGTTAACGAGACACGCAAGATATTCAGCTGTCCGGATATAGCTATAACCTGCACCTGTGTGCGGGTTCCGGTAATGCGGGCGCACAGCGAGAGCATAAATCTCGAGTTTGACTCGCCCATCACAGCCGACGAGGTTCGTGAGCTGTTGAGCACTGCTCCGGGAGTTACAGTTCTCGATGACCGTGAAAATAACCGTTTCCCGATGCCAATAGATGCTGACGGCAAAGACGATGTTTATGTAGGTCATATCCGCCAGGATGAGTCCATCCCTGATAACCGCGGCATAAATCTATGGGTTTGCGGCGATCAGATACGAAAGGGCGCGGCACTCAACGCTGTTCAGATCGCAGAGAGGCTTGTTTAGGCGTTAGCTCAATAATCCGCAAGCAGGAACAGCGCGTGTCTGAGAGTATTTTCAGTCATCAGTGTTTGATTTATGGCAGAGCTGAATATCAAACTTACCGTTGCCTATGATGGGACGGCCTATCATGGCTGGGCGAACCAGCCGGGTCTCAAGACGATACACGGCACTCTTGTGGAGTGTTTTAGCAGACTTTTCGGGCGTAAAGTCGGAATCTGCGGAGCCAGCCGCACAGATGCCGGAGTTCACGCTCTGGGGCAGACGGCAAATATATGCATTGATACGCCGATACCGGTGGCAAATATGCAGTCTGCCATGAATTCCTATCTGCCCAAAGATATAGCGGTTACTTCTGTTGAAGTTGCGCCCCGGGGGTTTGATCCTATCAACCACGCGACGGGTAAACATTACCGATATACGCTCAATACCGCTAAGGTAAGGCCTGTACATTCAATAAACTACTGCTGGCATTACCCTTATACGCTTGATACGGATAAGATGGACAGAGCCGGCCGGCTTATGAGATGTACTCATGATTTCAGGACTTTTGCCTCGGCAAAGGATCACCGCAGAGATTCTATCCGCACTCTTTCACGTGTTGATGTCAGGCGTGAGGGTGATTGGATATATATTGACGTGGAGGGCAACCGTTTTATGTACAACATGGTTCGCAATATTGCCGGCACACTGGTGGATATAGGTAGGGGCAGATGGGTGCCGGAGGATATAACCGAAATGCTTGAAGCCCGTGACAGGCGATGTGCCGGCCAGCTGGCTCCGCCGCAGGGGCTTTGTCTGGTCAAGGTCTATTACTGATTTGCGGGCGATGCTTTTGCAGGGAGTTTGTTTTTAATAAACTTTGTTGCATTTTTAATTATCTATATTATAATAATATACTGAAGTAATTTATAAAAGAACAGGCTTAAATCATTCCTGGAGAAGACAGACGGGATGACAGTACACACAATTAATGATGCTGATTTTATCAAGTTTTTATCTCCGCACGTTCGGAGTCTTATAAACATATCGCGTTACCTTGCCAACCACAGCGAACCGCGTACAATT
Proteins encoded:
- a CDS encoding PEP-CTERM sorting domain-containing protein, whose amino-acid sequence is MKKTLITLAAVLIAVSAVSAIPVKTAALSSAGNIDLFADDTMIELKDPEMGELYQVDESAVISGVLTNNCLYWALGLEVEGSEMPVAVSTEGYEASGGLEFVLEGFMPASGVEVNAASSSYISLSDSGSWFRPLAARTVFEGLGLSGAGIVNVYGYTDNGSAYLGSFEVVPEPSMLALFGIGGLILSRRRKA
- the truA gene encoding tRNA pseudouridine(38-40) synthase TruA, with the protein product MAELNIKLTVAYDGTAYHGWANQPGLKTIHGTLVECFSRLFGRKVGICGASRTDAGVHALGQTANICIDTPIPVANMQSAMNSYLPKDIAVTSVEVAPRGFDPINHATGKHYRYTLNTAKVRPVHSINYCWHYPYTLDTDKMDRAGRLMRCTHDFRTFASAKDHRRDSIRTLSRVDVRREGDWIYIDVEGNRFMYNMVRNIAGTLVDIGRGRWVPEDITEMLEARDRRCAGQLAPPQGLCLVKVYY
- a CDS encoding TetR/AcrR family transcriptional regulator, with translation MAAKKLKTKIRREQIAQAALDIVSTGGLKQLSVAEVALRIGLVPSALYRHVKKKDDILTLIDERIESKLLANVAAVCEQTDDPLERLHQLFLRHIRLISENRGIPVVIFSQDFHADNLERKTRICKMISSYLKEVAALLKQAQAGGHIAKSVDIDAAAMLFLGLIQPPMILWHLSEGDFDVQRHAKSAWPLFLKAIK
- a CDS encoding aspartate-semialdehyde dehydrogenase; translation: MSCNIAIAGVTGAVGQEFLRILEERDFPFSSVKMLASARSHGKKLTFKGREYTVEEMTDKSFDGVDIALFSAGGSRSREFADAVKKAGAVMVDNSSAFRMDPDTPLVVPEVNPEAIKDHKGIIANPNCSTIIALVPIWPLHNANPVKRMVVSTYQAASGAGQAAMDELALQSKDILAGREARCEAFPYQIAFNLFCHNSDLKPNGYNEEEMKMVNETRKIFSCPDIAITCTCVRVPVMRAHSESINLEFDSPITADEVRELLSTAPGVTVLDDRENNRFPMPIDADGKDDVYVGHIRQDESIPDNRGINLWVCGDQIRKGAALNAVQIAERLV
- a CDS encoding PEP-CTERM sorting domain-containing protein is translated as MKKTVFTLALAAVFIAASPAAVVDFGNVSDWESSTFTLGGLEFGSFTVLSSATGGGSEVDASGVAIKGEVDGDKVRLYFSGGWTADQGETVDTLINFDVTSLSAPIVGNTLRLDAYGVTGTGRALITENSIDDMDNIIANKLVYSRPSGVQNRDTADYSPGQMHVEITKNVFVGGGTDGLAHISGFSQSFVVPEPVTLAMLALGGLVIRRRR